A section of the Candidatus Dormiibacterota bacterium genome encodes:
- the rpmA gene encoding 50S ribosomal protein L27 → MAHKKGGGSSRNGRDSAGRRLGVKRNAGQLVLAGTIIVRQRGTRILAGDNVGVGRDHTLYALRSGTVAFDKTRGDRSRVNVLELPLLRVGNMDAALAPAAD, encoded by the coding sequence ATGGCTCACAAGAAGGGCGGTGGCAGCTCGCGCAACGGCCGCGACAGCGCCGGCCGCCGGCTCGGAGTGAAGCGCAACGCCGGCCAGCTCGTGCTCGCCGGGACGATCATCGTGCGCCAGCGGGGCACCCGCATCCTCGCCGGCGACAACGTCGGCGTGGGCCGCGACCACACCCTCTACGCGCTGCGCTCGGGGACGGTGGCATTCGACAAGACCCGGGGCGACCGCTCCCGGGTCAACGTGCTCGAGCTGCCGCTGCTCCGGGTCGGCAACATGGACGCCGCGCTCGCACCGGCCGCGGACTGA
- the obgE gene encoding GTPase ObgE yields MFLDEVVLEVTAGDGGRGSVSFRRERYQPNGGPDGGDGGRGGDIVLVADPQASTLGAFRDRRRFRAESGRAGAGALKAGRAGADLILEVPVGTVVRDLDEDQVLADLAVAGERVVVARHGRGGRGNARFATSVHQAPRIGELGEPGQHRRIELELKLIADVGLVGLPNAGKSTLLAALTAAHPKIAAYPFTTLEPNLGVAEIEGGRTLVFADVPGLIEGAHLGAGLGIDFLRHLERTRVLVHVVDASAGEEAARAALAAVRAELLSFSEVLAAREGLVALNKVDVHEGREAAAALAAAEPASLAISAAGREGVQELLGRVARLVIEARRAAAVTAPPGSASGEHRIYRHRPRRLGDVVVVREDDAWRVRGEALEREVAMTDLNSEEAVTRMQRRLKVAGVDAALAAAGCVGGDTVRMGRAEFTYVEEPTE; encoded by the coding sequence CTGTTCCTCGACGAGGTCGTCCTCGAGGTCACGGCCGGGGACGGGGGACGCGGGTCGGTCAGCTTCCGCCGCGAGCGCTACCAGCCCAACGGCGGCCCCGACGGCGGTGACGGCGGTCGCGGCGGCGACATCGTGCTCGTCGCCGACCCCCAGGCCAGCACCCTCGGCGCCTTCCGCGACCGGCGCCGCTTCCGTGCCGAGAGCGGCCGGGCCGGCGCCGGGGCGCTGAAGGCGGGGCGCGCCGGCGCCGACCTCATCCTCGAGGTGCCGGTGGGCACGGTGGTGCGCGACCTCGACGAGGACCAGGTGCTCGCCGACCTCGCCGTCGCCGGCGAGCGGGTGGTGGTGGCCCGCCACGGTCGCGGCGGCCGCGGCAACGCCCGCTTCGCCACCTCGGTGCACCAGGCGCCGCGGATCGGCGAGCTGGGGGAGCCCGGCCAGCACCGCCGCATCGAGCTGGAGCTGAAGCTGATCGCCGACGTCGGGCTGGTGGGACTGCCCAACGCCGGCAAGTCGACGCTGCTGGCGGCGCTCACCGCCGCCCATCCGAAGATCGCCGCCTACCCCTTCACCACCCTCGAGCCCAACCTCGGCGTCGCCGAGATCGAGGGCGGCCGCACCCTGGTCTTCGCCGACGTGCCCGGCCTCATCGAGGGCGCCCACCTCGGCGCCGGGCTCGGCATCGACTTCCTCCGCCACCTCGAGCGCACCCGGGTGCTGGTCCACGTCGTCGACGCCTCCGCGGGGGAGGAGGCGGCGCGGGCGGCGCTGGCGGCGGTGCGCGCCGAGCTGCTGTCCTTCAGCGAGGTGCTCGCCGCCCGTGAGGGCCTGGTCGCGCTGAACAAGGTGGACGTGCACGAGGGGCGGGAGGCCGCGGCCGCGCTCGCCGCCGCCGAGCCCGCGTCGCTGGCGATCTCGGCGGCCGGCCGTGAGGGGGTGCAGGAGCTGCTGGGACGGGTGGCCAGGCTGGTGATCGAGGCGCGCCGGGCGGCCGCGGTCACCGCCCCGCCGGGGTCGGCGAGCGGCGAGCACCGCATCTATCGCCACCGTCCCCGGCGTCTCGGCGACGTCGTCGTGGTGCGCGAGGACGACGCCTGGCGGGTGAGGGGCGAGGCCCTGGAGCGCGAGGTGGCGATGACCGACCTCAACTCCGAGGAGGCGGTGACCCGGATGCAGCGCCGGCTCAAGGTGGCCGGCGTCGACGCCGCGCTCGCCGCGGCGGGCTGCGTCGGGGGTGACACCGTGCGCATGGGGCGCGCCGAGTTCACCTACGTGGAGGAGCCCACCGAGTGA
- the nadD gene encoding nicotinate (nicotinamide) nucleotide adenylyltransferase: protein MSDPGRVVVLGGTFDPVHLGHLAAAEQARDLAGAAEVWLVPANTPPHRGATIASPADRLDLLRAAIAGRERMRVLDHELRRPGPSYTADTLAELAAEHPGTEIWFALGTDAARDIPTWHRRDEVLESARFLLLNRGGVGEVDAAEAAALGFHPGRTLIVHIDSPPISATEVRRRAGAGLGTDGLVPGPVARLIEERGLYRPVAASGPPWDNPAG, encoded by the coding sequence GTGAGCGACCCCGGCCGGGTGGTGGTGCTCGGCGGCACCTTCGACCCCGTCCACCTCGGCCACCTCGCCGCCGCCGAGCAGGCCCGCGACCTCGCCGGCGCCGCCGAGGTGTGGCTGGTGCCCGCCAACACGCCGCCGCATCGCGGCGCCACCATCGCCAGCCCCGCCGACCGCCTCGACCTGCTCCGCGCCGCCATCGCGGGCCGCGAGCGGATGCGGGTGCTCGACCACGAGCTGCGCCGCCCCGGCCCGTCCTACACCGCCGACACCCTCGCCGAGCTCGCCGCCGAGCACCCCGGCACCGAGATCTGGTTCGCCCTCGGCACCGACGCCGCCCGCGACATCCCCACCTGGCACCGCCGCGACGAGGTGCTGGAGAGCGCCCGCTTCCTGCTCCTCAACCGCGGCGGGGTGGGCGAGGTCGACGCCGCCGAGGCGGCGGCGCTGGGGTTCCACCCGGGTCGCACCCTGATCGTCCACATCGACTCGCCGCCGATCAGCGCCACCGAGGTGCGGCGCCGCGCCGGCGCCGGTCTCGGCACCGACGGGCTGGTGCCCGGCCCGGTGGCCCGGCTCATCGAGGAGCGCGGCCTCTACCGGCCGGTCGCGGCCTCGGGGCCGCCGTGGGATAATCCCGCCGGATGA
- the rplU gene encoding 50S ribosomal protein L21 encodes MRRSISGARMYAIVQQGGHQYRLAPGDRFLVDRVAAEVGSMIALEPVLLLGDADGAGSGIDAAQGARVAAVVVGHRLGRKLRVYKYKAKKRYRRTQGHRSRYTELRVEALLTAGQPLPSPGAPAAAGVEAPAPAPARRRAPKAAAPEAVEPQVTGTAGDTED; translated from the coding sequence GTGCGCCGCAGCATCTCGGGAGCTCGCATGTACGCCATCGTCCAGCAGGGGGGCCACCAGTACCGGCTCGCCCCGGGTGACCGCTTCCTCGTCGACCGCGTGGCCGCCGAGGTGGGGTCGATGATCGCCCTGGAGCCCGTGCTCCTCCTCGGCGACGCCGACGGCGCCGGCTCCGGGATCGACGCCGCCCAGGGCGCCCGCGTCGCCGCGGTCGTCGTCGGGCACCGTCTCGGACGCAAGCTGCGCGTCTACAAGTACAAGGCGAAGAAGCGCTACCGGCGCACCCAGGGCCATCGCAGCCGGTATACCGAGCTGCGCGTGGAGGCGCTGCTCACCGCCGGCCAGCCGCTGCCCAGCCCGGGCGCGCCCGCCGCCGCCGGTGTGGAGGCCCCCGCCCCCGCCCCCGCCCGGCGCCGCGCCCCGAAGGCCGCCGCCCCGGAGGCGGTGGAGCCGCAGGTCACCGGCACGGCCGGCGACACGGAGGACTGA